ATTGAACGTTAGGGTTTCGTTATTCGTTGATTCTTTATTTGTACAGTGTTTGTTAATAATCTGTATTATAGGTTTATACAAGAAACTCTGTGAAATTTTTGGAAATTTTGGCGCCTTTTTTTAGTTTGCCCCCAAAAAGTTAGGGTTTTcttgttttgttatttttaggtttttaggtattcaacagaaaacaaacaaaaaaaaagtttcaaaaaaataaaagaataaaaaaatttaaaaagattagGAAGTTCTTCCTTTTCCCCCTTTTGGTTTTGTCATGTTGCTTGTCTTGAATTTCTAGGGTTTCGTTGAATTCGGCTTTGTTCGGTTTCGTTGAATTCACTGTTGTTCGTTTTCGTTCGGTTCCTTTCGTTTCATATCCGAAAAGGTGTCTTTTTTCCAGGTTTTTGTTGGTTTCAGTTTCATTCGGTTTATTTCTGTATCCGAAAAAGGTATTTTTGTTTCTAGGGTTTATAGAAAATGGCATTGAATTACTCTCAGCGTCCGATTTTTCCTGCTCATACGTCGGAAGACAGTATGGTTTCGCCGCTGAGAATAGTGAACAGTGAGAAAGGGGGTCATGATGAGTTATATGATCGGTTTGGTTCACGGAGGGAGATAGTTGATAAAGGTGGTTCACCGGAATCTGTATCGAAAGACATTATTGATTTGTTGCCATCGGATCCGTTTGGGATGGATATTGATATTAGTACCACGTTTACCGCGATTACAGGATGGATTGGTGATTTAGAACTTGATTATGGGGATTATATGAGAAACACATATGTGAATCATAGAGAAGATTACGGGTTATTCGCAGGTTTCAATTTCTTTTTGAACAGTGCTATGAAGTTCCAGTCGATTCCCACTAATTTGATGTTCCATGATCAACACTATAAGGATTTTGACTGTGTGAGTGAAAGTGTTTTTGTTACAAAATCTGAAGAGTCTGTAAACGATGTTGCCACGTGTCCTGATGTTATTGGAGGAGAGCCCCATGAGGCTTTTGTTCTAGCTCTTAGTTATTTGGGAACTAAAGATCTTCTTGCGGTGGAGCGTGTTTGTAAATCTTtgtgctccactatccataacgATTCTCTTTTATGGAGAAATCTGTACATTGATCAGCCATTGAATGAGAGAATTACTGATGATATTCTTGTTCAGTTAACTAATCGCGCTGACGGTAATCTTCAGTGCCTGAGCCTAATAAAATGCCCAAAGATCACCGATGATGGTCTCAGGCGCGTTTTGGAAACGAACCCAAAACTGACCAAGGTAAACAATTGTTTCaaacattttatttttttctaatctTAATTTTAATATGCTTACTGTATTTAATATTGTCATTAGGATACACCTATAtatctatgcagttaatgcggtaaaatattgGATATctgtcaaggaccgatatttgagatttatgttatctcggtgagatatcggtgggatatcatgcagaattcatatatatatatatatatatatatatatatatatatatagcaatttaacacttaacaattcagtgatatatcagttatgtcggtcaatatcgccgataatatcggtaccgatatttgacaccAATATTTTTACATGGGGAcggataaccgatatatcaccgatattaactgcatagctaTATATAGCTAAgataatataattattttataatcTGTTTGATCTGTTGTGTTTTTTGTAATGCTAATAATGCCTTGTTCTTTTTAATATAGTTATTCATTCCTGGATGCACACGACTCAGTATCGAGGGTATCTTGAATAATCTGAAGGCTTTCAACTCGAATACAGAAACCGCTGGTATAAAGCATATAAAAACAGGTGGATTTTACGGAATAACACTTGATCATTATGAACTGTTGAATAACTTGTTGGGAATTCAGAAAATCAATTACATTCCACATTATTATCACCGGGCAAACTCGTATACGCcatgtgatgatgatgatcgtGCTATAGATGTTGAAATTTGCCCTAGATGTCAGAACCTGAGGCTCGTCTATGACTGTCCAGCTGGCGGTTGTCAACCGAAAGAGCAATGTAGAGCTTGCATAATCTGCATTCCTAGGTGTGCTGAATGCGGGCGGTGTGTACATAATAGTGAATATGAAGA
This genomic stretch from Helianthus annuus cultivar XRQ/B chromosome 8, HanXRQr2.0-SUNRISE, whole genome shotgun sequence harbors:
- the LOC110871566 gene encoding F-box protein SKIP14, whose amino-acid sequence is MALNYSQRPIFPAHTSEDSMVSPLRIVNSEKGGHDELYDRFGSRREIVDKGGSPESVSKDIIDLLPSDPFGMDIDISTTFTAITGWIGDLELDYGDYMRNTYVNHREDYGLFAGFNFFLNSAMKFQSIPTNLMFHDQHYKDFDCVSESVFVTKSEESVNDVATCPDVIGGEPHEAFVLALSYLGTKDLLAVERVCKSLCSTIHNDSLLWRNLYIDQPLNERITDDILVQLTNRADGNLQCLSLIKCPKITDDGLRRVLETNPKLTKLFIPGCTRLSIEGILNNLKAFNSNTETAGIKHIKTGGFYGITLDHYELLNNLLGIQKINYIPHYYHRANSYTPCDDDDRAIDVEICPRCQNLRLVYDCPAGGCQPKEQCRACIICIPRCAECGRCVHNSEYEETFSLEYLCSECLKQLPRCQEPRG